The following DNA comes from Paraburkholderia sp. PGU19.
TAAGCGATGACAACGATCAGCGTCGGCGCTACGTTTATCGCGCCGAGACGTCGCTTTTCATCATCACCCAGCCGATCAACGGTCAGCCCGCCACTTCCGCCAACGGTGGAACCATCGGTTTTACCTGCCAGTCGTCCGAACAGGTAGACCAGTGGCATGCTGCGGGAATCGCCAATGGCGGAACTTCGGCTGAAGCTCCACCCGGGGTTCGTGAGACCGCATACGGCAACCTCTATCTCGCCTATCTGCGCGATCCAGACGGCAACAAGCTTGGCGCTCTGTATCGCGAGCCTCATTGAAGCGAACGATAGGGCATACAGCGAATGCTCAACCAATGGTGCCCCAGCGTAGAAAGCTCGGGGGCGCCGCAAGACCTCTACGCGACGTGGGATCACCGGTCGCACTCGAAGTGTTTGCGCCCTCGCGGTTTATTATTTTTCGTCGGTTGATCTTTCGTAAATCTTGCGAAACGTCAGGCACGGGTTCGAGAGGAAACAGATGAAATCCCCTGATCAACTGGCACGAGCAAGTCTCAGGCTTTCCGA
Coding sequences within:
- a CDS encoding VOC family protein encodes the protein MFSHVVVGTNDLKTAKRFYDALLGPIGYGEGLSDDNDQRRRYVYRAETSLFIITQPINGQPATSANGGTIGFTCQSSEQVDQWHAAGIANGGTSAEAPPGVRETAYGNLYLAYLRDPDGNKLGALYREPH